In one window of Chryseobacterium sp. JV274 DNA:
- the thiS gene encoding sulfur carrier protein ThiS, with protein MELIINHTRKTFDVLPANLEALLAIELPGKKKGIAVALNNRIIPLSAWAETILNNNDSVLIITATQGG; from the coding sequence ATGGAACTTATAATCAACCACACCCGAAAAACATTTGATGTACTTCCTGCAAACCTGGAAGCATTACTGGCTATTGAGCTGCCCGGAAAGAAAAAAGGCATCGCTGTAGCCCTCAACAATCGTATTATTCCCCTGTCGGCCTGGGCGGAAACCATCCTTAATAACAACGATTCAGTTTTAATCATTACTGCCACTCAGGGCGGTTAA
- a CDS encoding RluA family pseudouridine synthase, translating to MKEQIIYEDNHLLVINKKVGQLVQGDKTGDESLLESIKNFIKIRDAKPGNVFLGLVHRIDRPTSGLVIYAKTSKALSRLTQMVKNREVKKTYWAVVGKEMIPQSQRLVHYLKKNEKNNKAIVFPKATEGAKEAILTYNVIKTLDNYLLLEIDLETGRHHQIRAQLSKTGIPIKGDLKYGAPRSNPDGGINLHARKLEFIHPVTKENIEIIAPVPQNDAIWRACEE from the coding sequence ATGAAGGAGCAGATTATATATGAAGACAACCATCTTCTGGTGATTAATAAAAAGGTGGGTCAGCTTGTACAGGGTGATAAAACCGGAGATGAATCACTATTAGAATCTATCAAGAATTTTATAAAAATAAGAGATGCTAAGCCGGGAAATGTTTTTCTCGGCTTGGTTCATCGTATAGACCGCCCAACTTCAGGGCTGGTGATCTATGCAAAAACTTCCAAAGCGCTTTCACGCCTTACACAGATGGTAAAAAATCGTGAGGTGAAAAAAACATATTGGGCGGTTGTAGGAAAAGAAATGATTCCACAAAGTCAAAGGCTGGTACATTATTTAAAGAAAAACGAAAAAAACAATAAAGCAATTGTTTTTCCGAAAGCTACCGAAGGGGCAAAAGAAGCGATTCTGACTTATAATGTTATCAAAACATTAGACAATTATTTGTTGTTGGAAATAGACCTTGAAACCGGAAGACATCACCAGATCAGGGCTCAGTTGTCTAAAACAGGGATTCCGATTAAAGGAGACCTGAAATATGGAGCACCACGTTCCAATCCGGACGGAGGAATTAATCTTCACGCAAGAAAGCTGGAGTTTATTCATCCTGTTACAAAGGAAAATATTGAAATCATAGCTCCCGTTCCGCAGAATGATGCGATCTGGAGAGCTTGTGAAGAATAG
- the panB gene encoding 3-methyl-2-oxobutanoate hydroxymethyltransferase translates to MSVHSEIKKVTTETLRKMKFDKEKITMLTAYDFTTAKMVDAGGVDAILIGDSAANVMAGFETTLPITLDQMIYHAQSVVRGTDRALVVADLPFGTYQSNPEKALESAVRMMKEGGAHAVKIEGGKEISKSIKKIINAGIPVMGHLGLTPQSIYKFGTYKVRAKEEAEAEKLIADAQLLEELGCFSVVLEKIPAELAKKVTESISIPTIGIGAGADCDGQVLVYHDMVGMNKGFSPKFLRRYLDLYTEITGAVSQYVKDVKNVEFPNENESY, encoded by the coding sequence ATGTCTGTTCACTCTGAAATTAAAAAAGTTACGACTGAAACCTTGCGTAAAATGAAATTCGACAAGGAAAAAATAACAATGCTTACAGCCTATGATTTTACCACAGCAAAGATGGTAGATGCAGGTGGAGTAGATGCTATTTTAATTGGAGACTCTGCAGCGAATGTAATGGCTGGTTTTGAAACCACATTGCCTATTACGCTGGATCAAATGATCTATCATGCTCAAAGTGTGGTAAGAGGAACCGACAGAGCTTTGGTGGTAGCAGATTTACCTTTCGGAACTTATCAGAGTAATCCTGAAAAAGCATTGGAATCTGCGGTAAGAATGATGAAGGAAGGTGGAGCGCATGCCGTGAAAATTGAAGGCGGAAAGGAAATTTCCAAATCAATCAAAAAAATTATCAACGCCGGAATTCCGGTAATGGGACATTTGGGATTAACACCACAGTCTATTTATAAATTCGGAACGTATAAAGTAAGAGCTAAAGAAGAGGCAGAAGCTGAAAAACTGATTGCTGATGCGCAGCTTTTAGAAGAATTAGGTTGTTTTTCTGTTGTATTGGAGAAAATTCCTGCTGAATTAGCAAAGAAAGTTACTGAAAGCATTTCTATTCCTACTATCGGAATCGGTGCCGGAGCAGATTGTGACGGACAGGTTTTGGTATATCATGATATGGTAGGAATGAACAAAGGTTTCAGTCCGAAATTCTTAAGAAGGTATCTTGATCTTTACACAGAAATTACAGGAGCTGTTTCTCAGTATGTAAAAGATGTGAAGAATGTAGAATTTCCAAACGAAAACGAAAGCTATTAA
- a CDS encoding thiazole synthase: MNNQKLEIAGRTFESRLFLGTGKFGSLKDMVQSVIASETDMVTMALKRIDAQSSEDDLLDSLRETNVHLLPNTSGARTAKEAVLAAQLAREALETNWVKLEIHPDPKYLLPDPIETLYATEELARLGFIVMPYIHADPVLCKRLEDAGTAVVMPLGAPIGTNKGLRTQDFLEIIISQSNVPVVVDAGIGAPSDAAKAMEMGADAVLVNTAIAVARNPLNMAVAFKEGVIAGRRAFESGLGAIANHAEASSPLTSFLFE; the protein is encoded by the coding sequence ATGAACAATCAGAAATTAGAAATAGCAGGAAGAACTTTTGAATCAAGACTGTTTTTAGGAACAGGCAAGTTCGGAAGTCTGAAAGATATGGTACAATCTGTCATCGCATCAGAAACGGATATGGTGACCATGGCACTGAAAAGAATTGATGCACAATCCAGTGAAGATGATCTGCTTGACTCATTAAGAGAAACCAATGTTCATCTTCTGCCTAATACCTCCGGAGCCAGAACAGCTAAAGAAGCAGTATTAGCCGCACAATTAGCCAGAGAAGCACTGGAAACAAACTGGGTAAAACTGGAAATTCATCCGGATCCGAAATATTTACTGCCGGACCCCATTGAAACATTATATGCAACCGAAGAACTTGCCAGGCTGGGATTCATTGTGATGCCTTATATTCATGCCGATCCTGTTCTATGCAAACGTCTTGAAGATGCCGGAACAGCTGTGGTAATGCCTTTGGGAGCACCTATCGGAACAAATAAAGGATTAAGAACCCAGGACTTTCTGGAAATAATTATCAGCCAGAGTAATGTTCCTGTAGTGGTAGATGCTGGAATCGGTGCGCCATCAGATGCAGCAAAGGCCATGGAAATGGGAGCAGACGCCGTTTTGGTGAATACAGCCATTGCGGTTGCAAGAAATCCGCTTAATATGGCTGTCGCTTTTAAAGAAGGTGTGATTGCCGGAAGAAGAGCTTTTGAATCAGGATTGGGAGCCATTGCCAACCATGCTGAAGCCTCAAGTCCGCTTACTTCGTTTTTGTTTGAATAA
- a CDS encoding thiamine phosphate synthase — MEKLQYISQGNTIQEQELHIRKALDNGIKWLQVRWKNAPENELINLCEISKQLCSEYQSVCIINDHVQLAKEIDADGVHLGLNDRSIEEARHTLGENKIIGGTANTLSDVIQRINESCDYIGLGPLRFTITKEKLSPVLGFEGYQEIVDGLKEKSIDIPKIFAIGSVTLEDILPLQEIGIYGVAVSGLITKQPTIINELKKVMI, encoded by the coding sequence ATGGAAAAACTACAATACATATCACAGGGAAACACAATACAGGAACAGGAACTTCATATCCGTAAGGCTTTAGATAATGGGATCAAATGGCTGCAGGTAAGATGGAAAAATGCTCCTGAAAATGAATTAATCAATCTTTGTGAAATTTCAAAACAGCTTTGTTCAGAATATCAGTCGGTTTGTATCATCAATGACCATGTACAGCTGGCAAAAGAAATAGATGCAGATGGTGTTCATTTAGGTTTGAATGACCGGTCTATTGAAGAAGCCAGACATACTTTGGGAGAAAATAAAATTATTGGTGGAACGGCCAATACCCTTTCAGATGTCATCCAGAGAATTAATGAATCTTGTGATTATATAGGTTTAGGTCCATTGAGGTTTACTATAACCAAAGAAAAATTGAGTCCTGTTCTTGGGTTTGAAGGGTATCAGGAAATTGTCGATGGATTAAAAGAAAAATCAATCGACATTCCTAAAATATTTGCCATTGGAAGCGTTACCCTTGAAGATATTTTGCCGTTACAAGAGATTGGCATTTATGGTGTTGCCGTATCCGGACTTATTACCAAGCAGCCAACGATTATTAATGAACTAAAAAAAGTAATGATATGA
- a CDS encoding Crp/Fnr family transcriptional regulator: MPQEQQIAIEERFARVFNDKSFKERLSSADFEKYINGKKKLSFQKHDTIFEDGETPKGVFVLEKGAAKLSKSGAFGKDQILRFIKEGDIIGYRSLLCGENFQAKAEAMTDIECVFLPADIFMYLLEVDPQLSFVMLQKISYELGESSNTITFLAQKTVRERLAEILLLLEQKLGVDPEGFIKISLTREEIANIIGTATESAIRLISEFKQDSLIEVDGRNIKILNHDKLMKLGHVVL; the protein is encoded by the coding sequence ATGCCGCAGGAACAACAGATAGCAATTGAAGAGAGGTTCGCCAGAGTTTTTAATGATAAATCATTTAAAGAAAGACTTTCTAGCGCAGATTTTGAAAAATACATTAATGGCAAAAAGAAACTGAGTTTTCAGAAACACGATACCATTTTCGAGGATGGTGAAACTCCAAAAGGAGTTTTTGTTTTGGAAAAAGGGGCTGCCAAACTTTCGAAATCAGGAGCGTTCGGGAAAGATCAAATTTTAAGATTTATCAAAGAAGGGGATATCATCGGCTATCGTTCTTTGCTTTGCGGGGAGAATTTCCAGGCCAAAGCAGAAGCAATGACAGATATTGAATGTGTTTTCTTACCAGCAGATATTTTCATGTATCTTCTGGAAGTAGATCCACAGCTGTCTTTCGTAATGCTTCAAAAAATCTCATACGAATTAGGAGAATCTTCAAATACCATTACCTTCCTTGCCCAGAAAACGGTAAGAGAAAGATTGGCTGAAATACTGCTGCTTTTGGAACAGAAGCTGGGAGTAGATCCTGAAGGGTTCATCAAGATCTCATTGACGAGAGAAGAAATTGCCAATATCATCGGTACTGCTACAGAAAGTGCCATCCGTCTGATCTCAGAATTCAAACAGGATAGTCTGATTGAAGTAGACGGAAGAAATATTAAGATCTTAAATCACGATAAACTGATGAAACTCGGTCACGTAGTTTTATAA
- a CDS encoding thiamine phosphate synthase: MILVITPELMVPNETDVINQLFKEGLDLLHIRKPWINRDEMIELISQIDEAFHSQLVLHTHYDLGKEYNISRFHFREIDRKEETYKPFAEENTISTSVHDITTYNTLDKEWEYAFISPFFPSISKKGYGLDSAIKDEIKHRNHPDVKLIALGGIDQDNIQEVFKTEADGAALLGAIWESEEPLKVFKKCRNALMS; encoded by the coding sequence ATGATCCTGGTAATCACTCCTGAATTGATGGTTCCGAACGAAACTGATGTGATTAATCAGCTATTTAAGGAAGGACTTGATCTGCTTCATATCCGTAAACCATGGATCAACAGAGATGAAATGATTGAATTGATCAGCCAAATTGATGAAGCGTTTCATTCACAGTTGGTGTTACATACACATTACGATCTGGGGAAGGAATATAATATTTCAAGATTTCATTTCAGAGAGATTGATCGAAAGGAAGAAACTTATAAACCTTTTGCAGAAGAAAATACCATTTCAACTTCAGTACATGATATCACAACCTATAATACTTTGGACAAAGAATGGGAATATGCTTTCATAAGCCCGTTCTTTCCAAGTATCTCCAAAAAAGGATATGGATTGGATTCTGCTATTAAAGATGAAATAAAACATAGGAACCATCCGGATGTAAAATTAATTGCTCTTGGAGGAATTGATCAGGATAATATTCAGGAAGTTTTCAAAACAGAAGCAGATGGAGCAGCTTTATTAGGTGCCATCTGGGAAAGTGAAGAACCTTTAAAAGTATTCAAAAAATGCAGGAACGCCCTTATGTCATGA
- the thiC gene encoding phosphomethylpyrimidine synthase ThiC, producing MAHSITCSPFPNSKKIYIEGTVHPINVAMREIQLSPTKLTNGGFEHNAPVTIYDTSGPYTDENAVIDIQKGLPRIREQWILDRNDVNILDGITSEYGKARLADPRLDELRFSYDHKPKVAQEGKELTQLYYAKQGIITPEMEYVAIRENQRIEQLDSVFKEMAFQHPGHSFGANTPKSKITPEFVRDEIAAGRAIIPNNINHPESEPMIIGRNFLVKINANIGNSAVSSSIEEEVEKAVWACRWGADTIMDLSTGKNIHETREWIIRNSPVPIGTVPIYQALEKVKGVPEDLTWEIFRDTLIEQAEQGVSYFTIHAGVLLRYIHLTAKRVTGIVSRGGSIMAKWCLFHHKESFLYTHFEEICEIMKKYDVAFSLGDGLRPGSIADANDAAQFAELETLGELTKIAWKHNVQVMIEGPGHVPMHMIKENMEKQLEECHEAPFYTLGPLTTDIAPGYDHITSGIGAAMIGWFGCAMLCYVTPKEHLGLPNKEDVKVGVITYKLAAHAADLAKGHPGAQYRDNALSKARFEFRWEDQFNLSLDPETARAYHDETLPAEGAKIAHFCSMCGPKFCSMKITQEIRESAEKGMLDKSQEFIEKGKEIYI from the coding sequence ATGGCTCACTCCATTACATGTTCGCCATTTCCGAACTCAAAGAAAATCTATATTGAAGGAACAGTACACCCTATCAATGTAGCAATGCGTGAAATACAGCTTAGCCCAACCAAATTGACCAATGGCGGCTTTGAACATAATGCTCCGGTAACGATCTACGATACTTCAGGGCCTTATACCGATGAAAATGCGGTTATTGACATTCAGAAAGGACTTCCAAGAATCAGAGAACAATGGATTCTGGACAGAAATGATGTGAATATTCTGGACGGAATTACCTCTGAATACGGAAAAGCCCGTTTAGCTGATCCACGTCTTGATGAACTAAGGTTTTCCTATGATCATAAACCTAAAGTAGCACAAGAGGGAAAAGAATTGACCCAGCTTTACTATGCAAAACAAGGAATCATCACTCCGGAAATGGAATATGTGGCGATCAGAGAAAATCAAAGGATAGAACAGCTTGATTCCGTATTCAAAGAAATGGCTTTTCAACATCCCGGACACAGCTTTGGAGCAAATACTCCGAAAAGTAAGATCACTCCGGAGTTTGTAAGAGACGAAATTGCTGCCGGAAGAGCTATTATTCCAAATAATATTAACCATCCGGAAAGTGAACCGATGATTATCGGAAGAAACTTTCTGGTGAAGATTAATGCCAATATCGGAAACAGTGCCGTTTCATCCAGTATCGAAGAAGAAGTGGAAAAAGCGGTATGGGCCTGCCGATGGGGAGCAGATACCATTATGGATCTTTCAACCGGGAAAAATATTCACGAAACAAGAGAATGGATCATCAGAAACAGTCCGGTTCCCATTGGTACAGTTCCTATCTATCAGGCACTGGAAAAAGTAAAAGGCGTTCCGGAAGATCTGACATGGGAAATTTTCAGAGACACTCTGATTGAACAGGCAGAACAGGGAGTTTCCTACTTCACGATTCATGCAGGTGTTTTGTTGAGATATATTCATTTAACAGCAAAAAGAGTAACCGGAATTGTTTCCAGAGGTGGTTCTATTATGGCGAAATGGTGTTTATTCCATCATAAAGAAAGCTTCTTATACACTCATTTTGAGGAGATCTGTGAGATCATGAAGAAGTACGACGTTGCTTTCTCTCTTGGAGATGGTCTTCGCCCGGGATCTATTGCAGATGCCAATGATGCCGCTCAGTTTGCCGAACTGGAAACTTTAGGTGAACTGACAAAAATTGCATGGAAACACAACGTACAGGTAATGATTGAAGGACCTGGCCATGTTCCGATGCACATGATCAAAGAAAATATGGAAAAGCAGCTGGAAGAATGCCATGAAGCTCCGTTCTATACCTTAGGCCCTTTGACAACTGACATTGCGCCGGGCTATGATCACATCACTTCAGGAATCGGGGCGGCGATGATAGGATGGTTTGGATGTGCGATGCTTTGTTATGTAACACCGAAGGAGCATTTAGGACTTCCGAATAAAGAAGATGTAAAAGTTGGGGTGATTACCTATAAGCTGGCAGCTCATGCAGCAGACCTTGCAAAAGGTCATCCGGGAGCACAGTACAGAGACAATGCATTAAGTAAAGCAAGATTTGAATTCAGATGGGAAGATCAGTTCAACCTTTCTTTAGATCCTGAGACGGCGAGAGCTTATCATGATGAAACATTGCCGGCAGAAGGAGCGAAAATTGCCCATTTCTGTTCTATGTGCGGACCAAAATTCTGCTCAATGAAAATTACTCAGGAAATCCGTGAATCTGCAGAAAAAGGAATGCTGGATAAATCACAGGAATTCATTGAAAAAGGGAAAGAAATCTATATATGA
- a CDS encoding hydroxymethylpyrimidine/phosphomethylpyrimidine kinase, protein MQERPYVMSVAGFDPSGGAGLLSDSKTFEQSKVMGLGVCTALTLQTASKCLSLEWRPVKEVTDAIQVLMENYPVSAVKVGIVKDAEFLGEIVKTVKISNPEVKIVWDPVLKSTSEFTFFDLKTLPQLKTVINKLCLITPNYNEYSVLKEHNLLPDTNQCSLLIKGGHRQDHLGTDILVENGKETLLVPVEDHQIYFPKHGSGCVLSSAITAELAKDESVETACKQGKLYIEKFLKSNSSLLGTHSL, encoded by the coding sequence ATGCAGGAACGCCCTTATGTCATGAGTGTTGCAGGCTTTGATCCAAGTGGTGGAGCAGGCTTGTTATCAGATAGTAAAACCTTTGAGCAATCGAAAGTGATGGGACTTGGAGTATGTACAGCGTTGACACTGCAAACAGCCTCCAAATGTCTTAGTCTTGAATGGCGTCCTGTAAAAGAAGTGACTGATGCTATTCAGGTACTGATGGAAAATTATCCGGTTTCAGCCGTGAAAGTCGGAATAGTGAAGGATGCAGAATTTCTGGGTGAAATTGTAAAAACGGTAAAGATTAGCAATCCTGAAGTAAAAATAGTTTGGGATCCCGTTCTGAAAAGCACTTCCGAATTCACTTTTTTTGATCTTAAAACACTTCCTCAATTAAAAACGGTTATTAATAAACTTTGTTTAATAACCCCTAATTATAATGAATACAGTGTTTTAAAGGAACACAATCTTTTACCAGATACAAATCAATGCTCATTGCTGATCAAAGGAGGGCATAGACAAGATCATTTAGGAACGGATATTTTAGTTGAAAACGGAAAAGAAACTCTTTTAGTTCCAGTCGAAGACCATCAAATATATTTTCCTAAACATGGTTCAGGCTGTGTTTTATCATCAGCAATTACAGCAGAACTCGCCAAAGACGAAAGCGTGGAAACAGCCTGTAAACAGGGGAAATTATACATTGAAAAATTTTTAAAAAGCAATTCCTCTTTATTGGGAACGCATTCATTATAA